Proteins encoded together in one Streptomyces umbrinus window:
- a CDS encoding metal ABC transporter substrate-binding protein, producing the protein MNVRRRLVTGTAVAAATALGLGLLSACSSESNAADDNSGKLDVVASFYPLQFIAERIGGDHVSVSTLTEPGQEPHDLEISAKQTAQLQESDVALYLKHLQPSVDDAVAQSEIKTKIDAATLTSLEKHGNEVGGHAAEHDDHEGEEGSGEDPHIWLDPVKYAEVAEGVGKAFEKADPDNAADYTKNTAALVKQLDALGKQFEDGLKNTRTKVFITTHAAFGYLAERYGLTEEAINGLDPESEPSANRVKDLEKMAKADGVSTVFYETLVSDKTAKTIAADANLKTDVLDPIEGITKKSRGDDYFQVMESNLKALQSALGAK; encoded by the coding sequence ATGAACGTACGACGACGTCTTGTAACCGGCACCGCGGTCGCCGCGGCCACCGCCCTGGGTCTCGGGCTCCTCTCCGCCTGCTCGTCCGAGTCCAACGCGGCCGACGACAACAGCGGGAAGCTCGACGTCGTGGCGTCGTTCTACCCGTTGCAGTTCATAGCCGAGCGAATAGGCGGGGACCACGTCAGCGTGAGCACGCTGACCGAGCCCGGCCAGGAGCCGCACGACCTGGAGATCAGCGCCAAGCAGACCGCGCAGCTCCAGGAGTCGGACGTGGCCCTCTATCTGAAGCACCTCCAGCCCTCCGTCGACGACGCGGTCGCCCAGTCCGAGATCAAGACGAAGATCGACGCGGCCACCCTCACCAGCCTGGAGAAGCACGGCAACGAGGTCGGCGGCCACGCGGCCGAGCACGACGACCACGAGGGCGAGGAGGGCTCCGGCGAGGACCCGCACATCTGGCTCGACCCCGTGAAGTACGCCGAGGTCGCCGAGGGTGTGGGCAAGGCCTTCGAGAAGGCCGACCCGGACAACGCGGCGGACTACACGAAGAACACCGCGGCCCTGGTGAAGCAACTGGACGCCCTCGGCAAGCAGTTCGAGGACGGCCTCAAGAACACCAGGACGAAGGTCTTCATCACCACGCACGCCGCCTTCGGTTATCTCGCCGAGCGCTATGGCCTCACCGAGGAGGCCATCAACGGCCTGGACCCGGAGAGCGAGCCCAGCGCCAACCGCGTCAAGGACCTTGAGAAGATGGCCAAGGCCGACGGCGTCTCCACGGTCTTCTACGAGACCCTCGTCAGCGACAAGACCGCGAAGACCATCGCCGCGGACGCGAACCTCAAGACCGATGTGCTCGACCCGATCGAGGGCATCACGAAGAAGTCCCGCGGTGACGACTACTTCCAGGTGATGGAGTCCAACCTCAAGGCGCTGCAGTCGGCACTGGGCGCGAAGTGA
- a CDS encoding glycine--tRNA ligase → MAADKIDTIVSLSKRRGFVYPCSEIYGGQRAAWDYGPLGVELKENIKRQWWRYMVTSREDVVGIDSSVILATEVWVASGHVATFTDPLTECTSCHKRFRADHLEEAYEAKHGKQPENGLADVNCPHCGNKGQFTEPKQFSGLLSTHLGPTQDSGSVAYLRPETAQGIFTNFAQVQQTSRRKPPFGIAQMGKSFRNEITPGNFIFRTREFEQMEMEFFVKPGEDEKWQEFWMQERWNWYTGLGLREENMRWYDHPAEKLSHYSKRTADIEYRFQFGGNEWGELEGVANRTDYDLSAHSKASGQDLSYFDQEAGERWTPYVIEPAAGVGRAMLAFLLDAYVEDEAPNAKGKMEKRTVLRLDPRLSPVKVAVLPLSRNLELSPKAKGLAAALRQHWNIDFDDAGAIGRRYRRQDEIGTPFCVTVDFDTLDDNAVTVRERDSMKQERVSLDQIEGYLASRLVGC, encoded by the coding sequence GTGGCCGCCGACAAGATCGACACCATCGTCAGCCTGAGCAAGCGCCGTGGCTTCGTCTACCCGTGCAGTGAGATCTACGGCGGCCAGCGAGCCGCCTGGGACTACGGGCCGCTGGGTGTCGAGCTCAAGGAGAACATCAAGCGCCAGTGGTGGCGCTACATGGTGACGTCGCGCGAGGACGTCGTCGGTATCGACTCGTCCGTGATCCTGGCGACGGAGGTCTGGGTGGCCTCCGGTCACGTCGCCACCTTCACCGACCCGCTCACCGAGTGCACCTCGTGTCACAAGCGCTTCCGTGCCGACCACCTTGAAGAGGCGTACGAGGCCAAGCACGGCAAGCAGCCCGAGAACGGCCTCGCGGACGTCAACTGCCCGCACTGCGGCAACAAGGGCCAGTTCACCGAGCCCAAGCAGTTCTCCGGCCTGCTCTCCACGCACCTCGGCCCCACCCAGGACAGCGGCTCCGTCGCCTACCTGCGCCCCGAGACCGCGCAGGGTATCTTCACCAACTTCGCCCAGGTCCAGCAGACCTCGCGCCGCAAGCCGCCGTTCGGCATCGCGCAGATGGGCAAGTCCTTCCGCAACGAGATCACGCCCGGCAACTTCATCTTCCGTACCCGCGAGTTCGAGCAGATGGAGATGGAGTTCTTCGTCAAGCCGGGCGAGGACGAGAAGTGGCAGGAGTTCTGGATGCAGGAGCGCTGGAACTGGTACACCGGCCTCGGTCTCCGCGAGGAGAACATGCGCTGGTACGACCACCCGGCCGAGAAGCTCTCGCACTACTCCAAGCGCACCGCCGACATCGAGTACCGCTTCCAGTTCGGCGGCAACGAGTGGGGTGAGCTGGAGGGCGTCGCCAACCGCACGGACTACGACCTCTCCGCGCACTCCAAGGCCTCCGGCCAGGACCTCTCCTACTTCGACCAGGAGGCCGGCGAGCGCTGGACTCCGTACGTCATCGAGCCCGCGGCCGGTGTCGGCCGCGCGATGCTGGCGTTCCTCCTGGACGCCTACGTCGAGGACGAGGCGCCCAACGCCAAGGGCAAGATGGAGAAGCGGACCGTTCTGCGGCTCGACCCCCGGCTTTCGCCGGTGAAGGTCGCGGTGCTTCCGCTGTCGCGCAACCTCGAGCTGTCGCCGAAGGCGAAGGGGCTTGCCGCGGCGCTCCGTCAGCACTGGAACATCGACTTCGATGACGCCGGGGCCATCGGTCGTCGGTACCGGCGGCAGGACGAGATCGGTACGCCGTTCTGTGTGACGGTGGACTTCGACACGCTGGACGACAACGCGGTTACTGTTCGCGAGCGGGACTCGATGAAGCAGGAGCGCGTGTCGCTGGACCAGATCGAGGGGTACCTGGCGAGCCGCCTTGTCGGTTGCTGA